In the Gemmatimonadota bacterium genome, one interval contains:
- a CDS encoding M81 family metallopeptidase — protein sequence MRVGILSLIHESNTFSHTPTTLDLFRRDGILTGEAVADHFKGGFHEISGFLEGLDDAGIDAVPLFYASTPPAGRITQDTCDALIEMLFAQLAGAGPLDGLLVAPHGANAGEGADYHDLDGYWLTRLRGEVGPDLPIICTIDPHANLSRRMVEACDATIAYRTNPHLDQKQRGLEVATLMARTLRGEVRPVQAAAFPPVAIGIERQDTSSPPCRPLYEKADVWLEASGVLSNSVVLGFPYADVPEMGSAFIAVTDGDAGLARRITDDLAGYLITHRDEFVGEFIPIPEAVDTALDGEGPVCLLDMGDNVGGGSAADGTLIAHEVMRRGEVKTFLCLYDPGSVERTVAAGVGARLTLEMGGKTDDRHGPPIRTEVRVQGIHEGRFSESAIRHGGKTSFNMGQTAVVATDSGLKVSLTSLRTVPVSLGMMTSIGLDPADFHVLIAKGVHAPTAAYAPVSKRLIRVDTPGATTADMRRFDFRYRRRPLYPFEE from the coding sequence GTGCGCGTGGGCATCCTCTCGCTGATCCACGAATCCAATACGTTCAGCCACACGCCGACGACCCTCGACCTGTTCCGGCGGGACGGGATACTGACGGGCGAAGCCGTCGCCGATCATTTCAAGGGCGGATTCCACGAGATCAGCGGCTTCCTGGAGGGACTGGACGACGCCGGCATCGACGCCGTACCGCTGTTCTACGCGTCCACCCCGCCGGCCGGCCGGATCACGCAAGACACCTGCGACGCGCTGATCGAGATGTTGTTCGCGCAGCTCGCGGGCGCGGGGCCGCTCGACGGCCTGCTGGTCGCTCCCCACGGCGCCAATGCCGGCGAGGGGGCGGATTACCACGACCTGGACGGGTACTGGCTGACCCGGCTGCGCGGGGAGGTCGGGCCTGACCTTCCCATCATCTGCACCATCGATCCCCACGCCAATCTCTCCCGGCGCATGGTCGAGGCCTGCGACGCCACCATTGCCTACCGCACCAACCCGCACCTGGACCAGAAGCAGCGGGGCTTGGAGGTCGCTACGCTCATGGCCCGGACCCTGCGCGGAGAAGTCCGGCCCGTGCAGGCGGCGGCTTTTCCACCGGTGGCCATCGGTATCGAGCGCCAGGACACGTCCTCACCGCCCTGCCGGCCCCTTTACGAAAAGGCGGACGTGTGGCTGGAGGCATCCGGCGTCCTGTCCAACAGCGTCGTACTCGGGTTTCCCTACGCGGACGTGCCGGAGATGGGTTCGGCCTTCATTGCCGTGACCGACGGCGACGCCGGTCTGGCCCGGCGCATCACGGATGATCTCGCCGGTTACCTGATCACGCACCGGGACGAATTCGTCGGCGAGTTCATTCCCATCCCCGAAGCCGTCGACACCGCCCTGGACGGCGAGGGGCCCGTGTGCCTGCTCGACATGGGCGACAACGTGGGCGGAGGTTCGGCCGCGGACGGCACGCTCATCGCCCACGAGGTCATGAGGCGCGGGGAGGTGAAGACCTTCCTCTGCCTTTACGACCCCGGGTCCGTCGAACGGACCGTTGCCGCCGGCGTGGGCGCGAGGCTCACACTGGAGATGGGCGGCAAGACGGATGACCGGCACGGCCCACCCATACGGACCGAAGTGCGGGTACAGGGGATCCACGAGGGACGTTTCTCCGAATCGGCCATTCGCCACGGCGGCAAGACATCGTTCAATATGGGACAGACCGCTGTCGTGGCCACGGACAGCGGGCTGAAAGTGAGCCTGACGTCGCTGCGGACGGTGCCGGTCAGTCTGGGCATGATGACCAGTATCGGCCTGGACCCGGCCGACTTCCACGTGCTCATCGCCAAGGGCGTGCACGCGCCCACGGCGGCCTACGCGCCCGTGAGCAAGCGACTGATCCGGGTGGACACGCCCGGCGCCACGACCGCGGACATGCGGCGATTCGACTTCCGGTACCGGCGTCGTCCGCTCTATCCGTTCGAGGAATGA
- the msrA gene encoding peptide-methionine (S)-S-oxide reductase MsrA, translating to MTQETQTATLGGGCFWCLEAIYQQVKGVTSVVSGYAGGSVDNPDYKSVCTGATGHAEVVRITFDPAVIGYADLLNIFWRIHDPTTLNRQGGDVGTQYRSIILYHDDEQKRAAEYSRTEADASDLWSAAIVTEIEPLEVFYEAEAYHHDYYRNNPRQPYCFMVIDPKVDKFRKSFQHMLS from the coding sequence ATGACACAAGAGACGCAGACGGCGACGCTGGGCGGTGGTTGCTTCTGGTGCCTGGAAGCGATCTACCAGCAGGTAAAGGGTGTAACGAGCGTGGTTTCGGGATATGCCGGCGGCAGCGTCGACAACCCGGATTACAAGTCCGTATGCACCGGCGCAACGGGCCATGCCGAGGTCGTACGGATCACCTTCGATCCGGCCGTGATCGGTTACGCGGACCTCCTGAACATATTCTGGCGTATACACGACCCGACTACGCTCAACCGCCAGGGCGGGGACGTCGGCACGCAGTACCGTTCGATCATCCTGTACCACGACGACGAGCAGAAGCGCGCGGCCGAGTATTCGAGGACGGAGGCCGACGCGTCGGACCTGTGGAGCGCGGCGATCGTTACGGAGATCGAACCCCTCGAGGTTTTTTACGAGGCCGAAGCGTACCATCACGACTACTATCGCAACAATCCACGGCAACCCTACTGTTTCATGGTCATCGACCCGAAGGTGGACAAGTTCAGAAAGTCCTTCCAGCACATGCTGTCGTGA
- a CDS encoding amidohydrolase family protein, translating to MKEDQRNATYALAPDRIWDGVSDETRSGVAVVVKDRLIDAVLPVSEIPAGMETAALPACTLLPGLMDAHVHYSSVMGPAFLAAGVTTVRDVGNDLAWILGERKRHAKDLSAGPAILCCGHLLDGPRVYWPQLGRAHCTPGEIADSVRRHAEAGVDQIKLYAGVESPLMKAAVDAAHASGKFVVAHLQSTTAEDAVRLGLDEFEHLAGCGVAWRAASEAEDDLMIDLLLERDVVIDPTLVVWDRLGRVLDRPFHHDARRAWVHPRHLYIWQRYLGRFGPPEYRWRYQGAMVHLKRFLRRSHQRGVTVALGTDTPFPHLVPGMSVHDELAMYTDAGIPVVDALRSATSINARVLGIDGRTGSIRPGLRADLVAVRGNPLERIEDIENVQCTVREGRRFELSALMRDFKTTFDREPDGAVTRDLLDYVDGKLVNRPTS from the coding sequence ATGAAGGAAGACCAGAGGAACGCCACGTACGCACTGGCCCCGGACCGCATCTGGGACGGCGTATCCGACGAGACGCGAAGCGGTGTGGCCGTCGTGGTGAAGGATCGCCTCATCGACGCGGTCCTGCCCGTCTCCGAGATTCCGGCCGGCATGGAGACTGCGGCCCTGCCGGCATGTACGCTCCTGCCGGGGCTGATGGACGCCCACGTCCACTACAGTTCCGTCATGGGACCTGCCTTCCTGGCCGCCGGGGTGACCACGGTCCGCGACGTGGGCAATGACCTGGCATGGATCCTGGGGGAGCGCAAACGCCACGCAAAGGACCTTTCCGCCGGTCCGGCCATCCTGTGCTGCGGCCACCTGCTCGACGGTCCCCGGGTCTACTGGCCCCAGTTGGGCCGCGCCCACTGCACGCCCGGCGAGATCGCCGATTCGGTCCGGCGTCACGCGGAAGCCGGTGTGGACCAGATCAAACTGTACGCGGGCGTGGAGTCCCCGCTGATGAAGGCGGCGGTCGACGCCGCCCATGCATCGGGCAAGTTCGTGGTGGCCCACCTTCAATCGACCACCGCGGAAGACGCCGTGCGGCTCGGACTCGATGAGTTCGAGCACCTGGCCGGGTGCGGCGTGGCCTGGCGCGCGGCGTCCGAGGCGGAGGACGATCTCATGATCGACCTGCTCCTGGAACGGGACGTAGTCATCGACCCGACCCTGGTGGTCTGGGACCGGCTCGGGCGCGTCCTGGACCGGCCTTTCCACCACGACGCCCGGAGGGCCTGGGTCCACCCCCGTCACCTGTATATCTGGCAAAGATATCTCGGTCGTTTCGGACCACCTGAATACCGTTGGAGGTACCAGGGCGCCATGGTGCACCTTAAGCGGTTCCTTCGACGGTCCCATCAACGGGGCGTGACCGTCGCGCTGGGCACGGATACGCCCTTTCCCCACCTCGTGCCCGGGATGAGCGTGCATGACGAACTCGCCATGTACACGGACGCCGGCATTCCGGTCGTGGACGCGTTGCGATCGGCCACCTCGATCAACGCCCGGGTGCTGGGCATCGACGGCCGGACCGGTTCGATCCGGCCGGGGCTTCGGGCCGACCTGGTGGCAGTCCGGGGGAACCCCCTCGAACGGATAGAAGATATCGAAAACGTACAATGCACCGTGCGCGAAGGACGGCGGTTCGAGCTGTCCGCCCTGATGCGGGACTTCAAGACGACCTTCGACCGGGAGCCGGACGGCGCGGTCACCCGGGATCTGCTGGACTACGTCGACGGCAAACTGGTGAATCGGCCGACATCATGA
- a CDS encoding sodium ion-translocating decarboxylase subunit beta, translating into MTILYDFLSASGLAAATWGHAVMILIGMVMIVLAIVRRYEPLLLVPIGFGIMLGNIPMMEGDGHGVYDEGSVLYYIYFGVREGVFPPLIFLGIGAMTDFSAMLSNPRLVLLGAAAQIGIFLTLLGAMAIGFTPAESGAIAIIGGADGPTAIFLSSKLAPHLLSMIAIASYSYMALVPIIQPPIMRLFTTRQERLIRMATPRAVSQREKILFPIVAFIIAAMIAPDSIVLVGMLFFGNLLKECGVTERLANTARTSMIDIVTILLGFSVGASTQASAFLSLQSLFIFTLGVVSFCIATTGGVLFAKFLNLFVKDKINPLIGAAGVSAVPMAARVAQVEAHREDPRNFLLFHAMAPNVAGVLGSAIAAGILWSVLVGG; encoded by the coding sequence ATGACGATACTGTACGACTTTCTGTCGGCTTCCGGTCTGGCCGCGGCGACGTGGGGACATGCCGTGATGATCCTGATCGGCATGGTCATGATCGTCCTGGCGATCGTCCGCCGCTACGAACCACTGCTCCTCGTGCCCATCGGATTCGGGATCATGCTGGGCAACATTCCCATGATGGAAGGGGACGGGCATGGGGTCTACGATGAAGGAAGCGTTCTCTACTACATCTATTTCGGCGTCAGGGAAGGCGTCTTCCCGCCCCTGATCTTCCTGGGCATCGGGGCCATGACCGATTTCTCGGCCATGCTGTCCAACCCGCGGCTCGTCCTTCTGGGCGCCGCCGCGCAGATCGGCATCTTCCTGACCCTCCTCGGCGCCATGGCCATTGGTTTTACGCCCGCCGAGTCGGGCGCCATCGCCATCATCGGCGGCGCGGACGGTCCCACGGCCATTTTCCTGTCGTCGAAACTGGCGCCTCACCTGCTTTCCATGATCGCCATCGCGTCCTATTCCTACATGGCCCTGGTACCCATCATCCAGCCGCCCATCATGCGGCTTTTCACTACACGGCAGGAACGGCTGATCCGCATGGCGACGCCCCGGGCGGTCTCGCAGCGGGAGAAGATCCTCTTCCCCATCGTCGCCTTTATCATCGCCGCCATGATCGCGCCGGATTCGATCGTGCTCGTGGGCATGCTCTTCTTCGGCAACCTGCTCAAGGAATGCGGCGTCACCGAGCGGCTGGCCAATACGGCGCGGACCTCGATGATCGACATCGTCACCATCCTCCTGGGGTTCTCGGTCGGCGCCAGCACGCAGGCGTCGGCGTTCCTGTCGCTGCAGTCGCTCTTCATTTTCACCCTGGGCGTGGTCTCCTTCTGCATCGCGACGACCGGCGGCGTGCTCTTCGCCAAGTTCCTGAACCTTTTCGTCAAAGACAAGATCAACCCGCTGATCGGTGCGGCGGGCGTCTCCGCCGTGCCCATGGCGGCGCGGGTAGCCCAGGTGGAAGCCCATCGCGAAGACCCGCGGAACTTCCTGTTGTTTCACGCCATGGCGCCCAACGTGGCGGGCGTCCTCGGCTCC